Proteins encoded in a region of the Gemmatimonadaceae bacterium genome:
- a CDS encoding molybdopterin cofactor-binding domain-containing protein: protein MIRQDEEMVVPEGWGFVETIDRRDFLRLTSTGLLVVFAVKPPEGALRPVWNFAEQQRTPPDFNAFLHIGANDRVTLLVGKIEMGQGIITGLPQIVAEQLNVPLDRVDCVLGDTDLCPFDNGTFGSLSVWRLGPVLHAAAAEARAVLVQLASEKLGVPVADLEVKDGVVLAKSNAAKKATYGELTGGKKLERRFEGQAALDKVSEYTIIGKSYPRRDAVEKVTGKAKYAGDIIPKDALHARVVRAPAHGATIVSVDTSAAERVPGVRIVKDGELVAVLHAHRDEVDRALKLVKATFTPSPSTLDHENIFAHLEGFAAEARPAGAAGDIAVGEKAAAEIVGAKYKKGYVAHAPMETHSAVAAVAADGKVTVWASTQTPFPLQTQIARALKLAPEKVRVITPFVGGGFGGKSANQQSVEAARLAVAAGVPVRVVWSREEEFFFDTFDPAAVFNIRAGLDANKRIVFWSNEIIGAGGRGAGMFYDIPNYRTLTKGGWSGNPAGMHPFAVGPWRAPGANANVWARESHLDMLAAKAGMDPVEFRLRHLQNPRMRRVLEACAKKFGWTAKATPSRRGFGVALGEDAGTYVAHMAEVKVDAATGAIKVVRVVCAQDMGVVVNPEGATQQMEGCIMMGLGYTLAEEVRFRNGEVLDKNFGSYTLPKFSWMPKIETLILDSPDLPSQGGGEPAIVSMGAVIANAVFDATGVRIPQLPLTPARMKAALAKG, encoded by the coding sequence GTGATCCGCCAGGACGAAGAAATGGTCGTCCCCGAGGGTTGGGGATTTGTGGAAACGATCGACCGCCGCGACTTCCTGCGGCTCACGAGCACCGGCCTGCTGGTTGTGTTCGCGGTGAAGCCGCCGGAAGGCGCTCTTCGGCCCGTCTGGAACTTCGCCGAGCAGCAGCGCACGCCCCCTGACTTCAACGCATTCCTGCACATCGGCGCGAACGACCGCGTGACCCTGCTCGTGGGGAAGATCGAGATGGGACAGGGCATCATCACAGGCCTGCCGCAGATCGTGGCCGAGCAGCTCAACGTGCCGCTCGACCGGGTGGACTGCGTGCTGGGCGACACGGACCTGTGCCCCTTTGACAACGGCACCTTCGGCTCGCTCAGTGTCTGGCGGCTTGGCCCCGTGCTGCACGCCGCCGCCGCGGAAGCGCGCGCGGTGCTGGTGCAGCTGGCCAGTGAAAAGCTCGGCGTACCGGTCGCCGACCTCGAGGTGAAAGACGGCGTTGTCCTCGCGAAATCGAACGCAGCCAAGAAGGCAACGTACGGCGAGCTCACCGGGGGCAAGAAGTTGGAGCGGCGCTTTGAAGGGCAGGCCGCGCTCGACAAGGTCTCCGAGTACACGATCATCGGAAAGTCGTATCCGCGGCGGGACGCGGTGGAGAAGGTGACTGGAAAGGCGAAATACGCCGGCGACATCATTCCGAAAGACGCGCTCCACGCGCGCGTGGTGCGGGCGCCGGCCCACGGGGCGACGATCGTGTCGGTGGATACCAGCGCCGCCGAGCGCGTGCCGGGCGTGCGGATCGTGAAGGACGGGGAACTGGTGGCGGTGCTGCATGCGCACCGTGATGAAGTGGACCGTGCCCTCAAGCTGGTGAAGGCGACCTTCACGCCCTCGCCGAGCACGCTCGATCACGAGAACATCTTCGCGCATCTCGAGGGGTTCGCCGCCGAGGCACGCCCGGCCGGCGCGGCCGGCGACATCGCGGTCGGCGAGAAGGCCGCTGCCGAGATCGTCGGCGCAAAGTACAAGAAGGGGTACGTTGCCCACGCGCCGATGGAAACGCACTCGGCGGTGGCCGCGGTCGCGGCCGACGGCAAGGTGACGGTCTGGGCGAGCACCCAGACACCGTTCCCGTTGCAGACGCAGATCGCACGGGCGCTGAAGCTGGCGCCCGAGAAAGTCCGCGTGATCACACCGTTCGTGGGCGGCGGATTTGGCGGCAAGAGCGCCAACCAGCAGAGTGTCGAAGCCGCGCGGCTGGCCGTTGCCGCCGGTGTCCCGGTGCGCGTAGTCTGGAGCCGCGAGGAAGAATTCTTCTTTGACACCTTCGATCCGGCGGCCGTCTTCAACATCCGGGCCGGCCTCGATGCCAACAAGCGCATCGTGTTCTGGAGCAACGAAATCATCGGGGCGGGCGGGCGTGGCGCGGGCATGTTCTACGACATTCCAAACTACCGCACGCTGACGAAGGGCGGCTGGTCGGGGAATCCGGCAGGGATGCATCCGTTCGCCGTCGGACCGTGGCGTGCGCCGGGCGCCAACGCCAACGTCTGGGCGCGTGAATCGCACCTGGATATGCTCGCGGCGAAAGCCGGCATGGATCCCGTCGAGTTCCGGCTGCGCCATCTGCAAAACCCGCGCATGCGGCGCGTGCTGGAAGCCTGCGCGAAGAAATTCGGCTGGACCGCCAAGGCCACGCCGAGTCGACGCGGATTCGGAGTGGCACTGGGCGAGGACGCCGGCACCTACGTGGCGCACATGGCCGAAGTGAAGGTGGACGCCGCCACCGGAGCCATAAAGGTCGTGCGAGTCGTCTGCGCGCAGGACATGGGAGTTGTCGTCAATCCGGAGGGCGCCACCCAGCAGATGGAAGGGTGCATCATGATGGGACTCGGCTACACGCTCGCCGAAGAGGTGCGCTTCAGGAACGGCGAGGTGCTGGACAAGAACTTCGGGAGCTACACGCTGCCGAAATTCTCGTGGATGCCGAAGATCGAGACGCTCATCCTCGACTCACCCGACCTGCCGTCGCAGGGCGGCGGCGAACCGGCGATCGTGAGCATGGGTGCGGTGATCGCGAACGCCGTCTTCGATGCCACCGGCGTACGGATTCCGCAACTGCCGCTGACGCCGGCGCGGATGAAGGCGGCGCTCGCCAAGGGATAG